The following are encoded together in the Bacillota bacterium genome:
- a CDS encoding DNA adenine methylase: MVSNRYITSPLRFPGGKSRALERIIPLIPPFREFREPMVGGGSVFLRLKQIHPHCQYWINDINYELYCFWIATRDHVGALVEAVSEIKERTQDGKRLFYELMETYGSGSELERAVRFFVLNRITFSGTVDSGGYSEHAFHGRFTHSSIKALQRVSPLLQGVRITNLDYAEVVNAPGEDVFIFLDPPYYSATRSRLYGKRGELHTGFDHVRFAEVVKQCPHQWLITYDDCPEVRRLFADACIVQWQLQYGMNNYKQPFARPGKELFIANYDIASRYQKQLALLLQQRTGYLAHEDE, from the coding sequence ATGGTAAGCAATCGCTACATAACGAGCCCTCTGCGTTTCCCGGGTGGGAAGTCTCGGGCGTTGGAGCGGATTATACCCCTCATCCCGCCGTTCCGCGAGTTTCGGGAACCAATGGTCGGAGGTGGTTCTGTCTTCCTGCGGTTGAAGCAAATCCATCCCCACTGCCAGTACTGGATTAATGATATTAACTACGAATTGTATTGCTTCTGGATAGCAACACGAGACCATGTTGGCGCTCTGGTGGAAGCGGTATCGGAGATTAAAGAACGTACACAGGATGGCAAACGGCTGTTCTATGAACTGATGGAGACCTATGGTTCCGGCAGCGAGCTGGAACGTGCAGTGCGCTTCTTTGTCTTGAACCGCATTACCTTCTCGGGAACTGTAGATTCCGGCGGCTATTCCGAACACGCATTTCATGGACGATTTACCCACTCATCGATCAAAGCTCTGCAGCGCGTTTCTCCTCTCCTGCAGGGTGTGCGAATCACCAACCTGGACTATGCAGAGGTGGTGAACGCGCCGGGTGAAGATGTGTTCATCTTTCTGGATCCCCCTTACTACTCTGCGACACGCTCACGCCTGTATGGAAAGCGCGGGGAACTGCATACTGGCTTTGACCACGTGCGCTTTGCTGAAGTGGTTAAGCAATGCCCGCATCAATGGTTAATCACTTACGACGACTGCCCCGAAGTAAGGCGTTTATTTGCCGACGCCTGTATCGTGCAATGGCAGCTGCAGTATGGTATGAATAACTACAAGCAACCGTTCGCTCGCCCGGGGAAGGAGTTGTTCATCGCCAACTACGACATCGCCTCACGTTACCAGAAGCAGCTTGCCCTGCTCCTGCAACAGCGAACCGGCTACCTTGCTCACGAGGATGAATAG
- a CDS encoding SRPBCC family protein, which produces MKLFRFETEQTIPAPLEEVWDFFSSPVNLKVITPPYMGFDILTPVPDRMEPGIIIAYTVRPLWGIPMFWVTEITHVEPLRFFVDEQRFGPYRFWHHRHTFTPVEGGVHMTDLVYYALPVPLIDSVINRLVVRPRIEEIFAFRRQKIIELFGK; this is translated from the coding sequence ATGAAACTCTTTCGCTTCGAGACAGAACAGACGATACCAGCTCCGTTAGAAGAGGTCTGGGACTTCTTCTCCAGTCCCGTCAACCTGAAGGTCATCACGCCGCCCTACATGGGCTTCGATATCCTGACCCCTGTGCCCGACAGGATGGAACCGGGCATCATTATCGCCTATACGGTACGCCCTCTGTGGGGGATACCGATGTTCTGGGTGACAGAGATTACCCACGTAGAGCCGTTGCGCTTTTTCGTGGACGAACAGCGTTTCGGTCCGTATCGGTTCTGGCATCACCGGCATACCTTTACGCCCGTAGAGGGCGGCGTGCACATGACCGACCTGGTATACTACGCTTTGCCGGTTCCGTTGATAGACAGCGTTATCAACCGTCTCGTGGTGCGCCCGCGCATTGAAGAGATTTTTGCCTTCCGGCGTCAGAAGATTATCGAGCTGTTCGGCAAATAA
- a CDS encoding glycosyltransferase family 4 protein — MRIGVNVHLLSTTHTGIQHYIRALVPELIAQATSHELVLYGEPSRLSIPVCGQVRWVPASRPLRSGTQRVLWEQTILPRLLQRDRVGVFFSPAFILPMRWHGAGVVTVHDLNFEVSPETIHPVRRAYLRCITRWSVQRARKVIAISRSTASDITRLYGVPGEKVAVIPYGLDAIFTPENAHALEPMVRVRYSLPERFLLFVGTLEPRKNLPRLLDAYALVRQRAELPPLVLVGAPGWQHERISAQARRLGIRERLVFAGYIPREHLPGVYAAATALLYPSLYEGFGLPPLEAMGCGTPVLASSTSAMPEVVDDGGILADPHHAQAIAEGILRITQDGTVRQQLVERGLERARQFRWEAAAQNTLRVIEDAYSSS, encoded by the coding sequence ATGCGCATCGGCGTGAACGTGCATCTGCTGTCCACCACGCACACCGGTATTCAGCACTACATCCGTGCCCTGGTGCCGGAACTGATTGCACAGGCAACCTCACACGAACTCGTGCTGTACGGTGAGCCTTCGCGACTGTCCATCCCCGTCTGCGGGCAGGTTCGATGGGTGCCCGCGTCGCGACCACTGCGTTCGGGTACCCAGCGGGTGCTGTGGGAGCAAACCATCCTGCCACGCTTGCTGCAAAGGGACAGGGTAGGTGTGTTTTTCTCGCCCGCTTTCATCCTGCCAATGCGCTGGCACGGTGCGGGAGTGGTTACCGTCCACGACCTGAATTTTGAGGTCTCGCCCGAAACCATCCATCCCGTGCGGCGAGCATATCTGAGATGCATCACCCGCTGGAGTGTGCAACGCGCGCGGAAGGTTATCGCCATCTCGCGGTCTACGGCTTCCGACATCACGCGACTGTACGGTGTGCCGGGTGAGAAGGTGGCGGTCATTCCGTATGGTCTGGACGCCATCTTCACCCCGGAGAACGCCCATGCGCTGGAGCCGATGGTAAGGGTGCGCTATTCCCTGCCGGAGCGATTCCTGTTGTTTGTGGGCACGTTAGAGCCGCGCAAGAATCTGCCCCGCTTGCTGGATGCGTATGCGCTGGTAAGGCAGCGTGCAGAACTTCCTCCGCTGGTGCTGGTGGGCGCGCCCGGCTGGCAACACGAGCGCATCTCGGCACAGGCACGCCGTCTGGGCATCCGGGAACGCCTGGTGTTTGCGGGCTACATCCCGCGCGAGCATCTGCCGGGCGTGTACGCCGCCGCTACGGCGCTGCTGTACCCGTCGCTGTACGAGGGGTTTGGCTTGCCGCCTCTCGAGGCAATGGGCTGCGGCACGCCCGTGCTGGCGTCCAGCACATCCGCGATGCCCGAGGTCGTGGACGACGGAGGCATATTAGCCGACCCTCACCACGCACAGGCGATTGCCGAGGGTATTCTGCGCATCACACAGGACGGGACTGTGCGCCAGCAACTGGTGGAACGTGGGCTGGAGCGTGCCAGACAGTTTCGCTGGGAGGCAGCGGCACAAAACACCTTGAGAGTCATCGAAGATGCCTATTCATCCTCGTGA